The Raphanus sativus cultivar WK10039 chromosome 2, ASM80110v3, whole genome shotgun sequence genome includes a region encoding these proteins:
- the LOC130504166 gene encoding 12-oxophytodienoate reductase 1-like, protein MENAVAEKSIPLLAPYKMGLFNLSHRVVLAPLTRQRSYGNVPQPHAVLYYSPRTSPGGLLIAEATGVSDTAQGYQDTPGIWTKGHVEAWKPIVEAVHAKGGVFFCQIWHVGRVSNRGFQPNGQAPISCSDKPLMPQIRSNGIDEAMFSPPRRLSTEEVPSIVDGMRVDGVHGCMRPQ, encoded by the exons ATGGAAAATGCAGTAGCAGAAAAGAGTATCCCTCTCCTCGCTCCCTACAAGATGGGACTATTCAATCTTTCCCACAGGGTTGTTCTGGCACCATTGACGAGACAGAGATCATACGGAAACGTTCCTCAGCCTCACGCTGTCTTGTACTACTCTCCGAGAACGAGTCCAGGAGGGCTTCTCATCGCTGAAGCTACTGGAGTTTCAGATACAGCTCAAGG CTATCAAGATACTCCTGGGATATGGACTAAAGGTCATGTGGAGGCATGGAAGCCAATTGTGGAAGCCGTTCATGCCAAAGGTGGTGTCTTCTTCTGTCAAATCTGGCATGTCGGCCGTGTTTCTAATCGAG GTTTTCAACCAAATGGGCAAGCTCCCATCTCTTGTTCCGACAAGCCATTGATGCCTCAAATCCGCTCTAATGGCATTGATGAAGCCATGTTTTCCCCTCCAAGACGGCTAAGTACTGAAGAAGTCCCCAGCATTGTAGATGGA ATGCGAGTGGATGGGGTCCATGGATGCATGCGTCCTCAATGA
- the LOC108854836 gene encoding 12-oxophytodienoate reductase 1-like — protein MENAVAKQSIPLLTPYKMGRFNLSHRVVLAPMTRQRSYGNVPQPHAVLYYSQRTSPGGFLVTEATGVSDTAQGYQDTPGIWTKEHVEAWKPIVEAVHAKGGVFFCQIWHAGRVSNRGFQPNGQAPISCSDKPLMPQIRSNGIDEAMFTPPRRLSTEEIPSIVNDFRLAARNAMEAGFDGVEIHGAHGYLIDQFMKDAVNDRTDEYGGSLQKRCKFALEIVEAVANEIGPDRVGIRLSPFADYLESADTNPQALALHMAESLNKYGILYCHVVEARMKTVGEVGECPPHMLVPMRKAFQGTFISVGGYTRKDGNEAVAEGRTDLVAYGRWFLANPDLPKRFEVDAELNKYDRPTFYTSDPVIGYTDYPFLESTA, from the exons ATGGAAAATGCAGTAGCGAAACAGAGCATCCCTCTCCTTACTCCCTACAAGATGGGAAGATTCAATCTTTCCCACAGGGTTGTGCTGGCACCAATGACGAGACAGAGATCATACGGAAACGTTCCTCAGCCTCACGCTGTCTTGTACTACTCTCAGAGAACGAGCCCAGGAGGGTTTCTTGTCACTGAAGCTACAGGAGTTTCAGACACAGCTCAAGG TTATCAAGATACTCCTGGGATATGGACTAAAGAGCATGTGGAGGCATGGAAACCAATCGTGGAAGCTGTTCACGCCAAAGGTGGTGTCTTCTTCTGTCAAATCTGGCATGCTGGCCGTGTTTCTAACCGAG GTTTTCAACCAAATGGGCAAGCTCCCATCTCTTGTTCAGACAAGCCATTGATGCCTCAAATCCGCTCTAATGGCATCGACGAAGCCATGTTCACCCCTCCAAGACGGCTAAGTACTGAAGAAATCCCCAGCATTGTCAACGACTTTAGGCTAGCAGCAAGAAACGCCATGGAGGCAG gcTTTGATGGAGTAGAGATTCATGGTGCTCACGGCTATCTGATCGACCAGTTCATGAAGGACGCGGTGAATGACAGAACAGATGAATACGGTGGATCATTACAAAAACGTTGCAAATTCGCTTTAGAAATAGTTGAAGCAGTGGCTAACGAGATAGGACCAGACCGTGTTGGCATCAGGCTCTCTCCCTTTGCTGACTACTTGGAGTCTGCAGACACAAACCCACAAGCGTTGGCCCTTCACATGGCGGAATCTTTAAACAAATACGGAATCCTCTACTGTCATGTGGTTGAAGCAAGAATGAAAACAGTGGGAGAAGTAGGAGAGTGTCCTCCTCACATGCTAGTGCCTATGAGGAAAGCCTTTCAGGGGACTTTCATCTCAGTGGGAGGTTACACGAGGAAAGATGGGAATGAGGCAGTGGCAGAGGGTCGGACCGATCTAGTGGCTTATGGTCGGTGGTTTCTTGCAAACCCTGATCTGCCTAAGAGGTTTGAAGTGGATGCAGAGCTGAATAAATATGATAGGCCAACGTTTTACACTTCTGATCCTGTCATTGGTTACACGGATTACCCTTTTCTTGAATCAACGGCTTAG
- the LOC108854837 gene encoding 12-oxophytodienoate reductase 1-like, with the protein MEMENAVAEQSIPLLTPYKMGRFNLSHRVVMAPLTRQRSYGNVPQPHAVLYYSQRTSPGGLLIAEAAGVSDTAQGYQDTPGIWTKEHVEAWKPIVEAVHAKGGVFFCQIWHVGRVSNRGFQPNGQAPISCSDKPLMPQIRSNGIDEDMFTPPRRLSTEEIPSIVNDFRLAARNAMEAGFDGVEIHGAHGYLIDQFMKDAVNDRTDEYGGSLQNRCKFALDIVEAVSNEIGPDRVGIRLSPFADYKESADSNPQALALHMAESLNKYGILYCHVVEARMKTAGEVGECPPHMLVPMRKAFYGTFISAGGFTRKDGNEAVAEGQTDLVAYGRWFLANPDLPKRFEVDAALNKYDRPTFYTSDPVVGYTDYPFLEPTA; encoded by the exons ATGGAAATGGAAAATGCTGTAGCAGAACAGAGTATCCCTCTCCTCACTCCCTACAAGATGGGAAGATTCAATCTTTCCCACAGGGTTGTTATGGCACCATTGACGAGACAGAGATCATACGGAAACGTTCCTCAGCCTCACGCTGTCTTGTACTACTCTCAGAGAACGAGTCCAGGAGGGCTTCTCATCGCTGAAGCTGCTGGAGTTTCAGATACAGCTCAAGG CTATCAAGATACTCCAGGGATATGGACTAAAGAGCATGTGGAGGCATGGAAGCCAATTGTGGAAGCCGTTCATGCCAAAGGTGGTGTCTTCTTCTGTCAAATCTGGCATGTCGGCCGTGTTTCTAATCGAG GTTTTCAACCAAATGGGCAAGCTCCCATCTCTTGTTCAGACAAGCCATTGATGCCTCAAATCCGCTCTAATGGCATTGATGAAGACATGTTCACCCCTCCAAGACGGCTAAGTACTGAAGAAATCCCCAGCATTGTCAACGACTTTAGGCTCGCAGCAAGAAACGCCATGGAAGCAG GCTTTGATGGAGTAGAGATTCATGGCGCTCACGGCTATCTGATTGACCAGTTCATGAAGGACGCGGTGAATGACAGAACAGATGAATACGGTGGATCATTACAAAACCGTTGCAAGTTCGCTCTAGACATAGTTGAAGCAGTGTCTAATGAGATCGGTCCAGACCGTGTAGGCATCAGACTCTCTCCCTTTGCTGACTACAAGGAGTCTGCAGACTCTAACCCACAAGCGTTAGCCCTTCACATGGCTGAGTCTTTAAACAAATACGGAATCCTCTACTGTCATGTGGTTGAAGCAAGAATGAAAACAGCGGGAGAAGTAGGAGAGTGTCCTCCTCACATGCTAGTGCCTATGAGGAAAGCCTTTTATGGCACTTTCATCTCAGCGGGTGGTTTCACGAGGAAAGATGGGAATGAGGCAGTAGCAGAGGGACAGACCGATCTTGTGGCTTATGGTCGGTGGTTTCTTGCAAACCCGGATTTGCCTAAGAGGTTTGAAGTGGATGCAGCGTTGAATAAATATGATAGGCCAACGTTTTACACTTCTGATCCTGTCGTGGGCTACACGGATTACCCTTTTCTTGAGCCAACTGCTTAA